CGAACTCGCGGAACAGGCGCCCCACCACGTCGCCCATGAAGAGCAGCGGAATCAGCACCGCGATCAGCGACACCGTGAGAGAGATGATGGTGAAGCCGATCTGCGTCGCGCCCTTGAAGGCGGCCTGCAAAGGCTTTTCGCCCTCCTCGATGTAGCGGGCAATGTTCTCGATCATCACGATCGCGTCGTCCACCACGAAGCCGGTGGCGATGGTCAGCGCCATCAGGCTCAGGTTGTTGAGGCTGTAGCCCAGCAGGTACATGAGCCCCAGCGTGCCGACGAGCGAGATCGGCACCGCGATGCTCGCGATGACGGTGGCGCGCAGGCTGCCGAGGAACGCGAAGATCACCAGCACCACCAGCACCACGGCCAGCACCAGTTCCATCTCGACGTGCTGCACCGAGGCGCGGATGCCCGCGGTGCGGTCGCTCAGCACCTCGATCTTCAGGCCCGCCGGAAAGCCCGCCTGCAGCTCGGGCAGTTGCTTCTTGATGGCATTGACGGTCGCGATCACGTTCGCGCCGGGCTGGCGCTGCACGTTCAGGATGATGGCGGGGGTGAGCTTGCCTTCGCCGCCCTCGGCCGTCTTCGTGCCGGCCCAGGCGCCCAGTTGCGTGTTCTCGGCGCTGTTGACCACCTGCGCCACATCGACCATGCGGATCGGCGCACCGTTCTTGTAGCTGACGATGAGGTTCTTGTAGTCCTCGACCGTGAGCAGCTGGTCGTTCGAGTTGATGGTGTAGGCGCGCTTGGGGCCGTCGAAGCTGCCCTTGGCGCCGTTGGAATTGGCCGCGCTGATGGCGGTGCGCAGCGTGTCCAGGCCGATGCCGTTGGCCGCGAGCGCCTGCGTGTTGGCCTGGATGCGCACGGCCGGGCGCTGCCCGCCGCTGAGCGACACCAGCCCCACGCCCGAGACCTGGCTGATCTTCTGCGCGAGCCGGGTGTTCACGAGGTTCTGCACCTCGGTGAGCGGCAGCGTGTCGGAGGTGATGGCCAGCGTGAGCACCGGCGCATCGGCCGGGTTGACCTTGGCGTACACCGGCGGCGCCGGCAGGTCGGCCGGCAGCAGCGAGCCGCCGGCGTTGATGGCGGCCTGCACTTCCTGCTCGGCGACGTCGAGCGTTTGGCCCAGCGAGAACTGCAGCGTGACGATCGACACGCCCGCCGCGCTGGTCGAGCTCATGCGGTCGAGGCCCGACATCTGGCCGAACTGGCGCTCCAGCGGGGCGGTGACGGTGTTGCTCATCACCTCGGGGCTGGCCCCGGGGTAGAGCGTCTGCACCTGGATGGTCGGGTAGTCGACCTGCGGCAATGCCGACAGCGGCAGGAAGCGGAACCCGACCATGCCGGCCAGCACGATGGCGACCATCAGCAGCGAGGTCGCCACCGGTCGCAGGATGAAGGGGCGTGAGGGACTCATGGTCTTGCTCCTTCCCCTTCCGGGGGAAGGTTGGGATGGGGGCAAGCGGCGTCAACCACGCCATGGCTGTTCAACGGCCGCCGTGCCCCCACCCTGACCCTCCCCCAGCGGGGGAGGGAAAAGTCCGCCCACGCGCTCATTCCGTTTTTCCCTGACGTTCCGACATGCGCTGCCAGCGCTCCAGCGCCGCCGGGTCGCCCTTGTCGAGCGCTTCGAGGAAACGCTTGCGGCGTTCGAGCTGTTCGGGGTTGTCCTTCACCGAATCGAGCATGCGCTGGCGCTGTTCGGCGGTGGGGAGCTTGGCGGCGGCCGTGGTTGCAGGCGCAGGCGCCGGCGCCGCGGCAGCTGGCGGCGTGGCGGCTGCACCAGCAGGTGCGCCTGCCGTTGCCGGCGCGGTCGTTGCAGCAGCAGGCGCCTGGCCTCCCGCCCTCGCGCCGCCGCCCTGCCTGCGCCGGTGGGCACCCGATGCGGCGCCGGCAGGCGGCGTGGCCGGCCGGTCGGCCTGGGTCTGCACCCGCGCACCGTCCTTGAGCCGGTCGCCGCCTTCGGTCACGACCTGCTCGCCGGCCTTCAGGCCCGACATGACCGCCACGTTGTCCACGCTCGATTCGCCGCGCGTCACCGGGCGCTGCGAGACGGTGTTGTCTTCGTTGATCACATACACGTAGTCGCCGTTGGGCCCGTGGCGCAGCGCCGTCACCGGCACCACCACCGCACTGCTCACGGTGCGCAGCAGGAGCCGCAGGTTGACGAACTGGTTCGGGAACAGCGCGCCATCGGCGTTCGAGAAGCGCGCCTTCGACTTGACGGTGCCGGTCTGCGTGTCGACCAGGTTGTCGAGCGTGGAGAACATGCCCTTGGCGAGCTGGCGCGTGCGGGTGCGGTCGAAGGCCGTGGCCTCGAGCTGCGCGCCCTGTGCAAGGCGCTCCTGCACCTCGGGCACGCGGTCCTGCGGCACGGAGAACTCGACGTCGATGGGCGCGATCTGCGTGATGACCGCCACGCCGCCGGTGGTGCCGGTCGAGATGTAGTTGCCTGCGTCCACCGGCCGCAGGCCGATGCGCCCGCTCACCGGCGCGGTGATGCGGCTCCAGGTGAGGTTGAGCCGGGCCGTGCCTTCGTTGGCGCGGTCGATGGCGACCGTGCCTTCGAGCTGCTTGACCAGCGCGGCCTGCGTGTCGACATCCTGCCGGGCAATGGAGTCCTGTCCGAGCAGCGTCTGGTAGCGCTGCAGCGTGACGCGCGCCGCGGCCAGCTGGGCCTCGTCACGCTGGCGCGCACCTGCCGCCTGCGCCAGTGCGTTCTGGAAAGGCGCCGGGTCGATGGTGGCGAGCACGTCGCCCTTCTTGACCATCTGCCCTTCCTTGAAGAGCACCTCGGTGAGCACGCCCGACACCTGAGGCTGCACCGTGACATTCGCCAGCGGGGTGACGGTGCCCAGCGCCTCGAGCTGCACCGGAATGTCGGCCTGCCGCGCCGTGGCGACACCGACGGTGTTGGAGGCCGCGCCGCCACCACCGCCCCGCCCACCGGGCCCGCCACCGCCCTGCCGGCCGCCACCACCACCTGGGCCACCCGCGCCGCCGGGCCCGGCTGCCGGCGTCTTCGAACGCTGGATCAGGTACCAGGCACCGCCACCCAGCGCCACGAGCAGCGCCAGGGTCAGCAGCCACCCCAGCCACCGGCGCCTGCGTGCCGGTGGGTGTGTCGGCGACACGATGGGCGGCAGGGGCTCGGGGGGAGTTTTGGGGTCCATGGGATGCGTCGGGAGGTGCAGAGGTGCGGCCTAGAGTACAGCGCCGAATGGTAGTACCGCAGTTTGCTGTGCCGTAAAGCGGCGGTAAAGCTCGCGCCGGGCGCCTGCGGTTCACGCCGGCCGGATGCGGTTCGCGCCGTGTTCCTGCATTTCGTCGCATGGCGGTGGCCGGGAAGGGAGGGCGTCGGCACAGTTCGCCCATCGCTTTTCCACCCACCGCTTTCACCGGAGAACCACCATGCTGCTGCAGATCCTTCTTCACACGCCCAAGTGGGTGTTCGCCGTCTTCGTGCTGCTCGTCTGGCTCGGCGCCAAGCAGTTGCTGTCGAACAGCGTGAGCCTCAGCCGCGTCACGCTAATGCCCATCCTCATGGGCGGCCTGTCGGTCTTCGGCGTGATCTCGGCCTTTGGCGATTCGCTCGGCGCCCTGCTGGGCTGGGCGGCGGCTGCGGCGGTGCTGATCGCGCTGGTGCTGCAGCGTCCCCTGCCGGCCACCACCCGCTACGACGCGGTGGGCCGCCAGTTCCACGTGGCCGGCAGCGCCGTGCCGCTCTCGCTCATGATGGGCATCTTCTTCACCAAGTACGTCGTGGGCGTGGCGCTGGCCATGCACCCCGAACTGCGCCATCAGGCGAGCTTCGCCATCGCCCTTCCCATGCTGTACGGCGCCTTCAGCGGCATCTTCGCGGCCCGCGCGGTGCGCCTGTGGAGGCTGGCCATCGCCACCGACGCTGTCGCCACCGGCGTCCGCGCGGCCTAAGATTCGAGCCCCAGCCCCGCGCGTCCAGCCCAGCCAGGAACCGCCATGACCGTGCTCTTTCTGCTCCTCAAGATCTCCGTCACGGTGGTGCTGGTCGCCTCGATCCTGGAAGCGCTGGTGCTCTCCTGGCGCAACGGCTGGGCGAGCTACGACTGGAAGGCGGCCGGCGTCTCGGTGTTCGACTTCCTGGTGCGCGAATACCCGCTGCGCTGGCTGCTGCCGTTGGCCTTCTGGACCGGCGCGATGGACTGGTTCTGGAACCACCGCTTCTTCACCCTGCCGATGGACCACTGGAGCGGCTGGGTCGCCTGCTTCATCGGCCAGGAGTTCTGCTACTACTGGTACCACCGCGCGGCCCACCGGGTGCGCTGGTTCTGGTGCACCCACGCCATCCACCATTCGCCGAACCAGCTGAACCTGTCGGCCGCCTACCGCTTCGGCTGGACCGGCAGGCTCACCGGCACGCTGATCTTCTTCATGCTGGCGCCGCTCCTGGGCATGCCGCCCAAGGTGATCCTGCTGATGCTCACGCTGAACCTGCTGTACCAGTTCTGGATTCACGCGACATGGATTCCGCGCCTCGGGCCGCTCGAATGGGTGCTCAACACGCCCTCGGCCCACCGCGTGCACCACGCCTCGAACCTCGAATACCTGGACGGCAACTACGGCGGCGTGCTGACCGTGTTCGACCGCCTCTTCGGCACCTACATTCCCGAGCGCGCCGACCTGCCGTGCAGCTACGGGCTGGTGAACCCGATCACCTCGCACAACATCCTGGAGATCGAGTTCACCCACTGGCGAGCGCTGCTGCGCGACCTGCGCTCGGCGCGCTCGGTGCGGGCCTTCGTGGGCTACCTCATCATGCCGCCGGGCTGGCGGCCCGATGGGCCCGGCGACACCACCGAGGAACTGCGCCAGCGTGCGGCCCTGCAGCCCGCAACGCCGCCCCCGGCACCCGATTTCATTCCCGTTCAAATCAAGGAGTTGTCATGAACACCACCACCTCCAACGCTTCGCAGCCCAATCTCGAAAAGCTCGCCCGCCGCCGCGCCGGCGCCAAGATGGGCTGGTACATCCATGCTTTCGTCTACGTGCTCGTCAACCTCGGGCTGGTCGCCCTGTCGGCTGCCAACGGCCGCACCTGGGCGATGTATCCGCTGATGGGCTGGGGCCTGGGCCTGCTCATCCACGGTGCGGTGGTCTGGTTCCTCGCACCCGGCGGCGGCTTCTACGACAGGCTGGTGGCGCGCGAGCGCCGCGCGCTGGGCGACAGGGAGCGTGGGTGACTCCTGAAGCGCAGCCGCGGTTTCGTGCGGAGAACTTCCGCAACATGCTGCGGCATGGCCTGATGACCGTCGCCTTCTGCTGCTTCATCGCTTCGGCGCTGGCCATTTCGGGCAACGGCAGCTGGTCATCGCAGATGGTGTATTCGCTGTCGACCGGAACGATCAGCTGGCTCGTCATCGACAGCGGCCGGTTGCTGATGAGCGGCCACAAGGAAGTGCTCTGGCCGCATGGCTGGCGGGGCTACGTGCTCGTGGCGCTGGGTGTCACTGTCGGCTTTCTGTGCGGCAACGCCATCGGCGACGCCTTCGTCGGCGCACCGCCGCTCGAGTTCCTCAGCTTCGCCGCGCGCAAGACGATTTCGACCATCGTCATCACCCTGGTTGCCACGATCAGCATGTGCTACTTCTTCTTCAGCCTCGGCAAGAGCAGGCACATGCAGAGCCAGATCGAACTGGCGCAGCGCAACGCCACCGAGGCGCGGCTCAAGCTGCTGGAGACGCAGCTCGAGCCGCACATGCTGTTCAACACGCTGGCGAACCTGCGGGTGCTGATCACCGTCGACCCGCCGCGCGCGGTGGCGATGCTCGACCGCCTCAACAGCTACCTGCGCATGACGCTCAGCGGCTCGCGCACGCTGGCCCATCCGCTCTCGGCCGAGTTCGACCGGCTGGGCGACTACCTCGAACTGATGTCGGTGCGCATGGGCGAGCGCCTGCGCTACACGCTCGATCTGCCCGAGGACCTGCGCGACGTTCCCGTGCCGCCGCTGCTCTTGCAGCCGCTGGTGGAGAACAGCATCCGCCATGGACTCGAGCCCAAGGTCGAGGGCGGCGAGATCGCCGTGCGTGCGCGCAGGAACGGCGACCGGCTGGTCATCGAAGTGAGCGACACCGGCGTCGGGCTCGACGCGGCGCTGCCCTCGCAAGAAGGCGGCAGCGGCTTCGGGCTCGAGCAGGTGCGCGAGCGCCTGGCCACCGTGTTCGGCGAACGAAGCGAAATGCGCCTTGCGCCGGCACCGGCCGGCGGCACCTGCGCCACGCTGAGCTTTCCGCTGCCCACGGCGGCCTCATGAATGCGACGACAACCACGATGAACGCCACCGCCCTGATTGCCGAAGACGAACCCCTTCTCGCGCAAGCCCTCAAGGCCGAGCTGGCCGCCGCATGGCCCGGCTTGCAGATCGTCGCCACCGCCGGCGACGGCCGCAGCGCGGTGCGCGAGGCGCTGCGCCTCTTGCCGCAGGTGCTGTTCTTCGACATCCGCATGCCCGGCCTCGACGGCTTGGGCGCCGCCGCCGAACTGGCCGACAGCTGGCCCACCGACGAAGCGCCGATGCCGCAGCTGGTGTTCGTCACCGCCTACGACGAATACGCCGCGCGCGCCTTCGAGGCAGAGGCCATCGACTACGTGCTCAAGCCCGTGCAGCCCGAGCGGCTGCGCAAGACCGTGGCGCGGCTGCAGCAGGCGCTGGCGGCGCAGCAGCAGCCTTCGCCATCGACCTCCCCCGCCGTGGCCGGCGACGCGCTCGAGCAGACCCTTGCGCAGTGGCGCCAGGTGCTCACCGCGGCCGGCGCCGGTGCGACCCCGCCCACCCCGGCATCGGCACCGCTGCGCATGATTGCCGCCAGCGATGCCGGCGGCAGCACGGTGCGCATGGTGCCCATCGACGAGGTGCTGTATTTCGAAGCGGCCGACAAGTACCTCCGCGTGCTCACCGCCACGCACGAGTACCTGATCCGCACGCCGCTCAAGCAGCTGCTGACCCAGCTCGACGCCGACACCTTCTGGCAGGTGCACCGTGCGGTGGTGGTGCGCAGCGCGGCCATCGAGTCGGTGCACCGCGACGAAGCCGGCAAGCTGCACCTCACGCTGCGCGGGCGGGCCGAGAAGATTCCGGTCAGCCGGCTCTACGCGCACCTGTTTCGCGCGATGTGAAATTCACCCGGCGAGCGCCCACGAAAAAGCCGGCCCTTTCGGGGCCGGCTTTTTTCATTCAGTCACGATTCGCGTGGCGAATTAGCGCCAGTGGCCATGACGGTGACCGTAGCCACCACGGTAGTACCCACCGCCGTAGTAGCGGGGACCGTAGTAGGCCGGCGGGCCGTAGTAGACCGGGGCCGGACGGTAATACACAGGCGGCGGCGGACGGTAGTAGACCGGCGGCGGTGCGTAGTACACGGGGGCCGGCGGCGCGTAGACCGGGGCCGGGTAGTAGGCGGGACCGCCCACGCCGACCGCCACGCCCGGCACGCCGACACCGATCGACCAGCTCACATCGCTGCGAGCGCTGGCCGAAGTGGCTGCGAACAATGCACCGGCTGCCACGACGCCCGCGGCAGCCCATTTGAAGAAGGTGGAACGTGTGAGGCTCATGATGTTGACTCCTTGTTTCGGGGGCTCTGTCCGGGTGTGGACCGCCCATGTGTGTATTGAACGCGGCAATTGCAAACGGGGTGCACCGGCCATTGTGAAGAACGTTGCCAAAGGTAACCCATAGGGGGTGCCCTCTAGAATGAGGCAATGACCTCCCCGACCGACAAAAACGGCGCCAAAACGACCGCTGCACCGAGCAATTTCCTGCGTCACGTGATCGAGAACGACCTCGCACAGGGCGCGTATTCTGGCCGCAAATGGGGCGGCTCCCCGGGCAACGCCGCCCACCATGCCCAGGGCATGACCGACCCCGCCAAGGTGCGCCTTCGCTTTCCGCCCGAACCCAACGGCTACCTGCACATCGGCCACGCCAAGAGCATCTGGCTCAACTTCGAACTGGCCCGCGAATACGGCGGCGTGAGCCACCTGCGCTTCGACGACACCAACCCCGAAAAAGAAGAGCAGGAATACGTCGATTCCATCCGCGACGCGGTCAAGTGGCTCGGCTACGAGACCTACCTCGCCGACCGCCCCAGCGCCCCCGGCACCCTGCAGCCGCACGAGTACTTCGCGAGCAACTACTTCGACTTCATGTACGAAGCGGCCGAATACCTCATCGGTGCGGGCCTCGCCTATGTGGACGAGCAGACCCCCGAAGAAATGCGCGCCAACCGCGGCGACTTCACCACGCCCGGCACCGACAGCCCCTTCCGCAGCCGCACACCCGAAGAGAACCTCTCGCGCTTTCGCGAAATGCGCGACGGCAAGCTCGATGACGGCGCCGCCATCCTGCGCGCCAAGATCGACATGGCGAGCCCCAACATCAACATGCGCGACCCGGCGCTCTACCGCATCCGCCGGGCCACGCACCACAACACCGGCGACAAGTGGTGCATCTACCCGATGTACACCTATGCGCACCCGATCGAAGACGCGCTGGAGCAGATCACCCATTCGATCTGCACGCTCGAATTCGAAGACCAGCGCCCCTTCTACGACTGGCTGCTCGACCGCCTGGCCGAAGGCGGTCTCATCGCGAGCCCGCATCCGCGCCAGTACGAATTCGCGCGCCTCAATGTCACGCACGTGATGACCAGCAAGCGCAAGCTGCGCCAGCTGGTCGAAGAAGGCCACGTCGACGGCTGGGACGACCCCCGCATGCCCACCATCGCGGGCCTGCGCCGCCGCGGCTACACGCCCGAGGCGCTGCGCCTGTTCTGCGAGCGCAGCGGCACCACCAAGTCGGGCGGCTGGATCGACTACGCCAGCCTCGAAGCCGCGCTGCGCGACAGCCTCGACCCGATCGCCCCGCGCGCCATGGCCGTGCTCGACCCGGTCAAGCTGGTCATCACGAACTGGGGCGACCTCATGGGCGGCGACGATGTGCTCGACGACTGCTCCGCCCCCGTGCACCCGCACCACCCCGAGATGGGCAAGCGCGAATTCAAGCTCGGCCGCGAGGTGTGGATCGAGAGCACCGACTACGAGGACGTGCAGCCCAAGGGCTTCTTCCGCCTCTTCCCGGGCAACAAGGTGCGGCTGAAGTACGGCCACGTCATCGAATGCACCGGCGCCACACGGGATGCCAACGGCAAGCTCGTCGAAGTGCAGGCCACGCTGGTGCCGGACACCAAGAGCGGCACGCCCGGCGCGGATGCGATCAAGGTGAAGGGGAACATCACCTGGGTGGCTGCGGCGGATGCGGTGCAGGCCGAGGTGCGGCTGTACGAGCGGCTGTTTGCGGCGGCGAATCCGGGGAGCGGGGAGCTGCTGGATGAACTGAACAAGCAGAGCCTGGAGATCTGCTCGGCGTACGTGGAGCCGTCATTGGCAAAGGCGGATGCCGGTGTGGGGATTCAGTTCGAGCGGCATGGGTACTTCGTGGTGGATACGAAGACCGATGCGCCCGGCAAGCGGGTGTTCAACCGGGCTGCGGGGATGCGGGACAGCTGGGGCAAGTAACTCGCCCCCTTCTCATCCGCACAAAGCCGGGCTCTTCAAGGGCCCGGCTTTTTTCATTCATTCGGGCCGCTTGTAGACCACGCCCAGCACCGCGCTGTTTTCGTCCGTCGTGCACACCGCCGAGCGGCCTTGCGGGCCGACCTTCAGGTTGATCGTGTAGACGCCGTCGCGCGGCGTGGAGCCGCTGTCCACCACGATGCTGCCCGCCGGAACGCGCAGTTCGCGCGCCGCTGCAGTCACGCAGTTCTTGACGCTCGCATCGGGCGCTCCGCCCACGCGCAACGAAGTGCTGCTGCACGCGGTCGCCACGACGCCCGCAGCCACCGTCCAAGCCAATTTGTTGAAACTTCGCATCGTCATTTCCGGCTCCGTGTTGTTCAGCTGTCGAAGTAGATTGGAAGCCGCGTGAAAACGTTCGCGTTGCAGGACGGCCGCGCGATTTCATGTGGCCCGTCGCCTCCGCCTGACGGCCGGCGTCCGCAGACCCGGGCTATCCTGTGCATTCATGAATTTCCCGAGCCCTTCCCGCCTCATCCGCTTCAACAAGCCCTACGGCGTCCTCAGCCAGTTCACCCCCGAGGGCCGCTGGCGCGGGCTGAAAGACTTCATCGACATCCCCGACGTCTACGTCGCCGGCCGCCTCGATGCCGACAGCGAAGGCCTGCTGCTCCTTACCAACGACGGCCAGCTTCAGGCGCGTATTGCCGATCCGCGCTTCAAGATGGAGAAGACCTATTGGGTGCAGGTGGAAGGCGTACCGACCGAGGAGGCGCTCGCCGCGCTGCGCCAGGGCGTCCAACTCAACGACGGCCTCACGCGCCCTGCCCGCGCGCGTCTGCTCGATCCGCCGCCCGATGTGTGGCCGCGCCAACCGCCGATTCGCGAGCGCAAGAGCATTCCAACCGCATGGCTGGAACTGGCGATCAGCGAAGGCCGCAACCGCCAGGTGCGGCGCATGACCGCCGCTGTCGGGCTGCCCACGCTTCGCCTGATCCGCGCCGCCATCGGGCCGCACACGCTCGATGGGTTGGCACCCGGCACGTGGCGCGAGTAACGCGGGCAGCGCGATGTCACAGCACTTCTTTCATTTGATCTCCTCATGCACTACAACATCCGAACCACCTCACCCGACCGCCTCACGTCCGCACTGAATCGCCGCCACGCATTGCTTGGCACACTGGGCCTGCTCGCGCTGCCCGCAACACACGCCGTCGCTGCTGCGCCTGCGAAGTCGAAGCAGACGCAGAAGCACCCCGACGTCTGGCCGCACGCATCCCAGGTGCCGGGCGGCGTGGCGCGCCTGTCGCTCGGCCCGAGCGCCAAGCGCCCGGCCGCCTTCGCGGGCGACGTACCCTTGCTCGTGCTGGGCGACGCCATCGAATGGACAGCGCTGGTCGGCATCCCCCTCGCAGCCACACCCGGCGACGCGAGCATCACGGTGCGCGCCGAGAACGGCAGCGAACGACAGGTCGCCTACACGATCACTGACAAGCAATACCGCGAGCAGCGCCTGACCGTGGCGCCGCGCACAGTCGATCTCTCGCCCGAGGACGAAGCGCGCTACGTGCGCGAACGCGATCACTTGACCGGCGTGATGGCCACGCTCACCGACCTGCGGCCCGATGCCGTGCTGCAGATGCGCGTGCCCGTGCCGGGTCGCCGCTCCAGTTCGTTCGGCCTGCGCCGCGTGTTCAACGGGCAGTCGCGCAATCCGCACAGCGGGATGGACATCGCCGCCGGCACGGGCACGCCGGTGCTGGCGCCGCTGCCGGGCCGGGTGATCGATACGGGGGACTATTTCTTCAACGGCGGCACGGTGTGGCTCGACCATGGGGGCGGGCTGCTGACGATGTACTGCCATCTGAGCCGGGTGGATGTGAAGGTGGGGGATGTGTTGAAGACAGGCGAGCCGTTGGCTGCAGTGGGCGCCACTGGACGCGTGACTGGGCCACACCTTCACTGGTCCGTGATGTTGAACCGCGCGATGGTGGACCCGGCGCTGTTCATCGCGACCTGAAACGAGTCAACACCGGCGGAGCGCTGACCATGACCGAAAGCAAGCCCCTCTTCACCGAAGCCTGCCTTGACGCCACATTCGCCCGCGCCACCCGCCGCGAAACCCTCACCCTCCTCAACACCCGCCTGCACCCCGCCCTGCAGAAAATCCTCGCCGCCGAAGTCGCCTCAGGCAATCGCGTCGTCGATGTCGGCATCGACTGGCCCGACGCAGGCTCGGTGCACGTCACCCTGCACAACCACTTCGACAATCGCCACGCAAACGCCGAAGCCGTCTTCAGCCTCTGCGACGACCCGCATTACTGGCACGCCGACTACAGCACTACGGCCAAACCGACGCACCTGCTCATCTGCTGACCGTCCTCTTCGGCCACGGCCACAACGATGTGCTCCACGCGATGAGCGCCAGCAGCGCCACCTGAACCGGCAGCCGCACCACCAGCGCCCAATACGGCACGCTCGCAAAGAGCTCCGGCCGCTGCAGCATGTAGAAATGCGCGGGCGTCACGGCCAGGGTCAGAAGGATGAGCCCGATGCCCGCAGCGCGCCGCGTCGGGCGCCACAGCAGCCCGGCCGCACCCAGCAGTTCGAACACGCCGCTCACCAGCACGGCCGCGCGCGGCCAGGGGATGTACGGCGGCACGATGCGCATCTCCGCCTCGGTCGCCAAGAAGTGCGCGACGCCGCCGAGGGCGAACCACAGGAAAACGAAGGCGATGCCTGCCACGCGCCAGCGGCTCATGGCGGGCGAATCGGTCATTCGCCTCAGATCGGCTTGGTCAGATACACCGCCTCGCGCCCCACGATCACGCGCTGCGCGGGCATGAAGATCGTGCAGTCGTCGCATGGCGCGCGGATCTCGTCCGGGCCGTTGGTGGCGATCAGCTCGCCCTTGGCAAAGGTCTCGAAGCCGATCAGCGGCCGCACGAACGCGAAGTCCTCCGACTTGATGACGTGCGTCTGCAGCAGCTGAAAGCGGCGCTGCGGCGCGGGTGCGGGCGTGGCCGGGTCCTTGTCGACGAGCCCGAAGTACGCGAGGAAGTCATAGGTGACCGCGGTGGCCAGCACCGACGCCGAGCGCAGGAAGTGCTGGCCGCACTCGACCACCATCGCCACGCCCTTGCCGTCCGGGCCGCCGTGGCTGCCGTACTGGATCAGCGGCGTGCCCGAGCCCAGGCCGTCGGGCATCACGAGGTGCACCGACGGGCGGCCGATGGCCAGCGCCACCTCGGCGTTGCGTTCGAACGCCGGGTAGACCCAGAACGGCACGACGGGTTGGCTGGTCGAGTGGATGTCCAGGATGTGATCGGCGGCGTCCACCACCGGCCGCAGCACGCGCGCGCGGCGCAGCTCGGGGCTGTCCTCGCCGCCGTCCAGCCATTCGGGCGACCAGATGCGGTTGAGGTTGTGCACGATCTGGCGGCTGTCGTACGGGGACTCCTCCTTGAACGACTCGTAGGCGTCGATGTTGGCGAAGGCCACGGTGAGCGTGCCGATCTTCGGGCGCACGCCGTTGTCCAGCAGGTGGGTGGCGGCGGTCATGCCGCAGATTTCGTTGCCGTGCGTCAGCGCGTTGATCAGCACGTGCGGGCCGGGCTTGCCAGACTCGAAGCGGTGCACGTAGTCGATGCCGATGTTGCCTTGGCGGTAGGCGGAGAGGTCGCGGGGGAGGACTTCGAGGGCGGGGGGAGATTGGGTCATGGGGCTGTTGGCGTGGAAGCGATGCGGTCCGGCGAGTTTGCTACA
This region of Variovorax sp. RKNM96 genomic DNA includes:
- a CDS encoding efflux RND transporter periplasmic adaptor subunit, which codes for MDPKTPPEPLPPIVSPTHPPARRRRWLGWLLTLALLVALGGGAWYLIQRSKTPAAGPGGAGGPGGGGGRQGGGGPGGRGGGGGAASNTVGVATARQADIPVQLEALGTVTPLANVTVQPQVSGVLTEVLFKEGQMVKKGDVLATIDPAPFQNALAQAAGARQRDEAQLAAARVTLQRYQTLLGQDSIARQDVDTQAALVKQLEGTVAIDRANEGTARLNLTWSRITAPVSGRIGLRPVDAGNYISTGTTGGVAVITQIAPIDVEFSVPQDRVPEVQERLAQGAQLEATAFDRTRTRQLAKGMFSTLDNLVDTQTGTVKSKARFSNADGALFPNQFVNLRLLLRTVSSAVVVPVTALRHGPNGDYVYVINEDNTVSQRPVTRGESSVDNVAVMSGLKAGEQVVTEGGDRLKDGARVQTQADRPATPPAGAASGAHRRRQGGGARAGGQAPAAATTAPATAGAPAGAAATPPAAAAPAPAPATTAAAKLPTAEQRQRMLDSVKDNPEQLERRKRFLEALDKGDPAALERWQRMSERQGKTE
- a CDS encoding DUF6622 family protein, which codes for MLLQILLHTPKWVFAVFVLLVWLGAKQLLSNSVSLSRVTLMPILMGGLSVFGVISAFGDSLGALLGWAAAAAVLIALVLQRPLPATTRYDAVGRQFHVAGSAVPLSLMMGIFFTKYVVGVALAMHPELRHQASFAIALPMLYGAFSGIFAARAVRLWRLAIATDAVATGVRAA
- a CDS encoding sterol desaturase family protein; protein product: MTVLFLLLKISVTVVLVASILEALVLSWRNGWASYDWKAAGVSVFDFLVREYPLRWLLPLAFWTGAMDWFWNHRFFTLPMDHWSGWVACFIGQEFCYYWYHRAAHRVRWFWCTHAIHHSPNQLNLSAAYRFGWTGRLTGTLIFFMLAPLLGMPPKVILLMLTLNLLYQFWIHATWIPRLGPLEWVLNTPSAHRVHHASNLEYLDGNYGGVLTVFDRLFGTYIPERADLPCSYGLVNPITSHNILEIEFTHWRALLRDLRSARSVRAFVGYLIMPPGWRPDGPGDTTEELRQRAALQPATPPPAPDFIPVQIKELS
- a CDS encoding 2TM domain-containing protein: MNTTTSNASQPNLEKLARRRAGAKMGWYIHAFVYVLVNLGLVALSAANGRTWAMYPLMGWGLGLLIHGAVVWFLAPGGGFYDRLVARERRALGDRERG
- a CDS encoding histidine kinase; amino-acid sequence: MTPEAQPRFRAENFRNMLRHGLMTVAFCCFIASALAISGNGSWSSQMVYSLSTGTISWLVIDSGRLLMSGHKEVLWPHGWRGYVLVALGVTVGFLCGNAIGDAFVGAPPLEFLSFAARKTISTIVITLVATISMCYFFFSLGKSRHMQSQIELAQRNATEARLKLLETQLEPHMLFNTLANLRVLITVDPPRAVAMLDRLNSYLRMTLSGSRTLAHPLSAEFDRLGDYLELMSVRMGERLRYTLDLPEDLRDVPVPPLLLQPLVENSIRHGLEPKVEGGEIAVRARRNGDRLVIEVSDTGVGLDAALPSQEGGSGFGLEQVRERLATVFGERSEMRLAPAPAGGTCATLSFPLPTAAS
- a CDS encoding LytTR family DNA-binding domain-containing protein, with product MNATALIAEDEPLLAQALKAELAAAWPGLQIVATAGDGRSAVREALRLLPQVLFFDIRMPGLDGLGAAAELADSWPTDEAPMPQLVFVTAYDEYAARAFEAEAIDYVLKPVQPERLRKTVARLQQALAAQQQPSPSTSPAVAGDALEQTLAQWRQVLTAAGAGATPPTPASAPLRMIAASDAGGSTVRMVPIDEVLYFEAADKYLRVLTATHEYLIRTPLKQLLTQLDADTFWQVHRAVVVRSAAIESVHRDEAGKLHLTLRGRAEKIPVSRLYAHLFRAM
- a CDS encoding glutamine--tRNA ligase/YqeY domain fusion protein, translating into MTSPTDKNGAKTTAAPSNFLRHVIENDLAQGAYSGRKWGGSPGNAAHHAQGMTDPAKVRLRFPPEPNGYLHIGHAKSIWLNFELAREYGGVSHLRFDDTNPEKEEQEYVDSIRDAVKWLGYETYLADRPSAPGTLQPHEYFASNYFDFMYEAAEYLIGAGLAYVDEQTPEEMRANRGDFTTPGTDSPFRSRTPEENLSRFREMRDGKLDDGAAILRAKIDMASPNINMRDPALYRIRRATHHNTGDKWCIYPMYTYAHPIEDALEQITHSICTLEFEDQRPFYDWLLDRLAEGGLIASPHPRQYEFARLNVTHVMTSKRKLRQLVEEGHVDGWDDPRMPTIAGLRRRGYTPEALRLFCERSGTTKSGGWIDYASLEAALRDSLDPIAPRAMAVLDPVKLVITNWGDLMGGDDVLDDCSAPVHPHHPEMGKREFKLGREVWIESTDYEDVQPKGFFRLFPGNKVRLKYGHVIECTGATRDANGKLVEVQATLVPDTKSGTPGADAIKVKGNITWVAAADAVQAEVRLYERLFAAANPGSGELLDELNKQSLEICSAYVEPSLAKADAGVGIQFERHGYFVVDTKTDAPGKRVFNRAAGMRDSWGK